A genomic window from Sphingobacterium sp. BN32 includes:
- the pheT gene encoding phenylalanine--tRNA ligase subunit beta produces the protein MRISYNWLKNFIQIDKSPEELSLILTDIGLEVESLEVEQSIPGGLEGLLVGEVLTCEQHPNADKLKVTTVNVGSGEPLHIVCGAPNVRQGLKVIVAPVGTTCHPSNGEPFKITKSKIRGEVSEGMLCGEDEIGLGSSHAGIVELDADAVVGSLVKSYFNMEDDYAYEIGLTPNRADAASHLGVARDLAAYFKIPVNAVEVDDVIAGSETGTAVRVDSYADAPRYAGVNITGIRVAESPEWLKNKLNAIGVRSINNIVDVTNYILHDLGQPLHAFDADKMAGNQVIVRKAAEGEIFVTLDGIERKLSAEDLVIADAEKPMCIAGVFGGAASGVTEETTSIFLESAYFNPVSVRKTSKRHGLKTDSSFRFERGVNPDITVLALKKAAKLIAEVSGGKISSTIVDLYPEPIQPFEFPVTYKNIQRVIGKAIPAETIRDIIVNLGIGIQNETSEGFDVVVPPYKVDVTREVDVVEEVLRIYGYNNIELNTQIKASLNTSEKPDREVVLNQIADLLISNGYREILSNSLTKADYLENAETAVKLLNPLSSDLDCMRQNLLFSSLTAIGYNQKRKHADLKLFELGKSYNTDGDWYAEKQLLSLAIAGKNEAEQWNTKSDAVNFYNMKSAVDAIVKRLKIEGIRVEEYEGPYFDFGLTYRKGEKALVSFGAVAKANLKKADVDGAVYFAQFDWDLLLKVIKKNKITYKEVSKFPSVRRDLALLLDEGVSFEQLRLIANRTEKKLLKEVGIFDVYKGDKLPEGKKSYALSFVLQDEYKTLTDKQIDGIIQKLIINFEKEVGASVR, from the coding sequence ATGAGAATTTCATATAATTGGTTAAAGAATTTTATACAAATCGATAAAAGCCCTGAAGAATTATCGTTAATCCTGACAGACATTGGGTTAGAGGTAGAGTCTTTAGAAGTAGAGCAAAGTATTCCGGGCGGCTTAGAAGGTTTGCTAGTGGGCGAGGTGTTGACTTGTGAGCAGCATCCGAACGCGGATAAACTTAAAGTTACTACGGTTAATGTTGGTTCGGGAGAGCCTTTACATATTGTTTGTGGTGCTCCAAATGTTAGACAAGGGTTGAAAGTAATTGTTGCTCCTGTTGGAACGACATGTCACCCTAGCAACGGCGAACCTTTTAAAATTACAAAATCCAAGATTCGTGGTGAAGTTTCCGAAGGGATGCTTTGCGGCGAGGATGAGATTGGTTTGGGCAGTTCCCATGCGGGTATCGTTGAGTTAGACGCAGATGCGGTTGTTGGTTCTTTGGTTAAATCATACTTCAATATGGAAGATGATTATGCTTATGAAATTGGATTGACGCCAAACCGTGCTGACGCAGCATCGCACTTAGGTGTTGCTCGTGACCTGGCAGCTTATTTCAAGATTCCGGTCAATGCTGTGGAGGTAGATGATGTTATTGCAGGTTCGGAAACGGGTACTGCGGTACGCGTTGATTCCTACGCGGATGCTCCACGTTATGCGGGTGTAAATATCACGGGTATTCGAGTTGCGGAATCCCCTGAATGGTTAAAGAATAAATTAAATGCAATAGGCGTTCGTTCGATCAATAATATTGTCGACGTCACGAACTATATTTTACATGATTTAGGTCAACCTTTACATGCGTTTGATGCAGATAAGATGGCTGGTAATCAAGTTATTGTTCGTAAAGCTGCTGAGGGGGAGATCTTTGTTACTTTAGACGGTATCGAGCGTAAGCTTTCCGCAGAAGACTTAGTGATTGCTGACGCCGAAAAGCCGATGTGCATTGCAGGTGTATTTGGAGGTGCAGCGTCTGGTGTAACGGAGGAGACAACTTCTATTTTCCTAGAATCAGCATACTTTAACCCGGTTAGCGTTCGTAAAACTTCGAAGCGTCATGGATTAAAAACAGATTCATCTTTCCGTTTCGAACGTGGCGTGAATCCTGATATCACGGTTTTAGCGTTGAAAAAAGCAGCGAAACTGATCGCTGAAGTATCTGGTGGAAAGATTTCTTCTACAATCGTTGATCTGTATCCGGAGCCGATTCAGCCGTTTGAATTCCCTGTTACTTATAAGAATATCCAAAGGGTGATTGGTAAGGCGATTCCTGCAGAGACCATTCGTGATATTATCGTGAATCTAGGTATTGGAATCCAGAATGAAACATCCGAAGGTTTTGATGTTGTCGTGCCTCCATACAAGGTGGATGTGACAAGAGAAGTGGATGTTGTTGAGGAAGTGTTGCGTATTTACGGATATAATAATATCGAGTTGAATACACAAATTAAGGCTTCACTTAATACGTCTGAAAAACCTGACAGAGAGGTTGTTTTAAATCAGATTGCTGATTTGTTAATTAGCAATGGCTACCGTGAGATTCTTTCCAATTCATTGACCAAGGCTGATTATTTGGAAAATGCAGAAACGGCAGTTAAGTTGTTGAATCCATTGAGTAGCGATTTAGACTGTATGCGCCAGAACTTATTGTTTTCGTCGTTGACAGCTATTGGTTATAACCAAAAGCGTAAGCATGCTGACCTTAAGCTGTTCGAGCTAGGGAAGTCATACAATACAGATGGCGATTGGTATGCAGAGAAGCAATTATTGTCTTTGGCGATTGCCGGAAAGAACGAAGCAGAGCAGTGGAATACGAAATCGGATGCAGTCAATTTTTATAATATGAAGTCGGCTGTAGATGCGATCGTTAAACGTTTGAAGATTGAAGGGATCCGTGTTGAGGAATATGAAGGGCCGTACTTTGATTTTGGATTGACTTACCGCAAAGGGGAGAAGGCTTTAGTATCCTTTGGTGCTGTCGCGAAAGCAAATCTAAAAAAGGCTGACGTTGATGGTGCAGTTTACTTTGCGCAATTCGATTGGGATTTATTGTTGAAGGTCATCAAGAAGAACAAGATTACCTACAAAGAGGTATCTAAATTCCCATCTGTACGTCGTGATTTAGCGTTGTTATTAGATGAGGGCGTAAGTTTTGAACAATTGCGATTAATCGCAAATAGAACCGAGAAAAAGCTGTTAAAAGAGGTTGGAATTTTTGATGTTTATAAAGGGGATAAGTTACCTGAGGGCAAGAAATCCTATGCTTTAAGCTTTGTTTTGCAGGACGAGTATAAAACTTTGACCGATAAACAAATTGATGGCATAATTCAAAAATTAATTATTAACTTTGAGAAAGAGGTTGGCGCATCTGTGCGTTAA
- a CDS encoding SAM-dependent methyltransferase, translating into MAVYQDFIELLKQSIKDKTLVKLTLSNYKGQEAGLKNLYVKLVEIKRELKMSFVYRYQTRDITKNYSLPDGFDVLVEAVHFKGFRSVVLQCIDQQLEMQMNKKAEWAGFKRASSAAVEVDLRHDKQKERRLQDSSKSYLHDLKLTDANGQVYKNAQDKWKQINHYIEILSGSLANLPKDRALQIVDMGAGKGYLTFALYDYLHSELKRDVSVVGVEFRQDLVELCNAIAERAGFDQLHFEEGTIENYSSAKNIDVLIALHACDTATDDAIFKGIQDHASLIVVAPCCHKQVRRELERVKAKNDLDFMTKYGIFMERHAEMLTDSIRALILNYYGYDTKVMQFVSDQHTPKNVMIVAEKKAISDERQQEILAKLASLKSYYGLDYQHLERLCGLDVLVSKVI; encoded by the coding sequence ATGGCAGTATACCAAGATTTCATCGAGCTATTAAAACAGAGTATCAAAGATAAGACACTTGTTAAACTTACGTTGAGCAATTACAAGGGGCAGGAAGCAGGCTTGAAGAATCTGTATGTTAAGCTTGTGGAAATCAAACGTGAGCTGAAAATGTCTTTTGTTTATCGCTATCAGACGCGCGACATCACGAAGAATTATAGTTTACCGGATGGGTTTGACGTGTTGGTAGAAGCTGTGCACTTCAAAGGTTTCCGTTCGGTGGTCCTGCAGTGTATTGATCAGCAACTGGAAATGCAGATGAATAAAAAAGCGGAATGGGCAGGCTTTAAGCGAGCGTCTTCCGCAGCAGTTGAGGTTGACCTAAGGCATGATAAACAAAAGGAGCGTAGGCTCCAAGATTCTTCGAAATCCTACTTGCACGATTTGAAACTTACAGATGCTAACGGGCAGGTTTATAAGAATGCGCAAGATAAATGGAAGCAAATTAACCATTATATAGAAATTTTGAGTGGGTCGCTTGCAAACCTTCCGAAGGATCGCGCCTTGCAAATTGTCGATATGGGTGCAGGAAAAGGCTATTTGACCTTTGCACTGTATGATTACCTGCATTCTGAGCTGAAACGTGATGTTTCGGTCGTAGGGGTGGAGTTTCGTCAAGATCTGGTTGAGTTATGTAATGCAATTGCCGAGCGCGCAGGATTTGATCAATTGCACTTTGAGGAGGGGACTATCGAGAATTATTCGTCGGCGAAGAATATCGATGTTTTAATTGCCCTGCATGCTTGTGATACGGCTACAGACGATGCGATCTTCAAAGGCATTCAAGATCATGCTTCGTTGATCGTGGTGGCTCCTTGTTGCCACAAGCAGGTGCGCCGCGAGTTGGAGCGCGTAAAAGCAAAGAATGATTTAGACTTTATGACTAAGTATGGGATTTTCATGGAACGACATGCTGAAATGCTTACAGACAGCATTCGTGCTTTGATTCTAAATTACTATGGTTATGACACAAAGGTTATGCAATTTGTTTCCGATCAGCATACGCCTAAGAACGTAATGATTGTTGCGGAGAAGAAGGCGATTTCCGATGAAAGACAACAGGAGATATTGGCGAAATTAGCCAGCTTAAAAAGCTATTACGGCTTGGACTACCAACATTTAGAGCGCCTGTGCGGATTGGATGTTCTGGTAAGCAAGGTCATCTAA
- a CDS encoding Cof-type HAD-IIB family hydrolase produces the protein MQNPIVKAVFFDIDGTLISFKTHEVPDSTVEAIKELQSKGIKTILSTGRSINSIDHLKFLDFDGFITFNGGYCLTNTNEVLFRKAIDKEDIQSVMNYAKQKPLSFSFMSEQEITIHDVTPEIAGMYAHLNLPVPKLVDMDLVDSSSILQTNIFLGPDEEEEFMSTVMPNSLASRWTPLFADVNPKGLSKKVGIDIFCKHFGIDIENTMAFGDGGNDISMLQHVKVGVAMGNANPEVKAIADYVTDEVDENGIWNALKKFAVI, from the coding sequence ATGCAAAACCCAATTGTTAAAGCCGTCTTCTTTGATATCGACGGTACATTAATCAGCTTTAAAACACACGAAGTCCCAGACTCTACGGTTGAAGCAATTAAGGAACTACAAAGCAAAGGCATTAAAACAATTCTTTCTACCGGCAGATCGATCAATAGCATCGACCATCTGAAATTTCTAGACTTCGACGGGTTTATCACGTTCAACGGTGGATATTGTCTGACCAACACGAATGAAGTTTTATTTCGGAAGGCAATTGACAAGGAAGATATCCAATCGGTGATGAATTATGCAAAGCAGAAGCCGCTGAGCTTTTCTTTCATGTCGGAGCAGGAAATAACCATCCATGATGTAACACCGGAGATCGCAGGTATGTATGCACACTTGAATCTTCCCGTTCCTAAGCTTGTGGACATGGATTTAGTGGACAGCAGCAGCATCTTGCAAACCAATATATTTTTAGGACCAGATGAGGAAGAAGAATTCATGTCCACAGTTATGCCGAATTCTTTGGCTTCCCGTTGGACACCGCTCTTTGCTGATGTCAATCCGAAAGGGCTAAGTAAAAAAGTCGGAATCGACATTTTCTGTAAGCATTTCGGCATCGATATCGAAAACACGATGGCATTCGGCGATGGTGGTAATGATATTAGCATGCTGCAGCACGTAAAAGTTGGCGTAGCGATGGGCAATGCAAATCCAGAAGTCAAGGCAATTGCCGATTATGTAACGGATGAAGTGGATGAGAACGGTATTTGGAATGCACTCAAGAAGTTTGCGGTGATTTAA
- the trxB gene encoding thioredoxin-disulfide reductase, whose protein sequence is MNNTEQEVEHVGCLIIGSGPAGYTAAIYAARADLKPVVYTGMVPGGQLTQTTEVDNFPGYPKGITGPVMMEDLRAQAERFGTSVRFGYATKVDFSLDGGIHTVEIDGVKTITADTVIIATGATAKWLGLDSEQKYNGFGVSACAVCDGFFFKNQDVAIVGAGDTAAEEATYLAKLCKKVYMLVRRDEFRASKAMVHRVMNTPNIEVLYNTEAQEILGDGQVVTGLRVINNQTKALTDLDITGFFVAIGHKPNTELFQGILDMDETGYLITKADSTATNIPGVFACGDVQDHIFRQAITAAGTGCMAALEAERYLVAKEDIVV, encoded by the coding sequence ATGAATAATACAGAACAAGAAGTAGAACACGTAGGCTGCCTAATTATTGGTTCAGGCCCTGCAGGTTATACTGCAGCCATTTATGCTGCACGCGCGGATTTAAAACCTGTTGTTTACACAGGAATGGTACCGGGTGGACAATTAACACAAACAACCGAAGTTGATAACTTTCCAGGCTATCCAAAAGGAATTACTGGTCCGGTTATGATGGAGGATTTACGCGCGCAAGCGGAGCGTTTCGGTACCTCGGTTCGCTTTGGCTATGCGACAAAAGTAGATTTTTCTTTAGATGGCGGTATTCATACCGTAGAAATCGATGGAGTTAAAACCATCACTGCTGACACTGTGATTATTGCAACGGGTGCGACAGCAAAATGGTTAGGCTTAGATTCGGAGCAAAAATATAATGGGTTTGGTGTATCGGCATGTGCGGTATGTGATGGATTTTTCTTTAAGAATCAAGATGTTGCAATCGTCGGTGCAGGTGATACGGCTGCTGAAGAAGCAACTTACCTGGCGAAACTTTGTAAGAAAGTATATATGTTGGTGCGTAGAGACGAGTTCCGTGCTTCGAAAGCAATGGTTCACCGTGTAATGAATACGCCAAATATCGAGGTGCTATACAATACGGAGGCCCAAGAAATCTTAGGCGACGGACAGGTTGTGACTGGTTTACGCGTTATCAATAACCAAACAAAAGCACTTACGGATTTAGATATCACCGGATTTTTCGTAGCTATCGGTCATAAACCGAATACGGAACTGTTCCAAGGCATATTGGATATGGACGAAACAGGTTACTTAATCACTAAAGCTGATAGTACTGCTACGAATATTCCTGGAGTATTTGCTTGTGGTGATGTTCAAGACCATATCTTCCGCCAAGCGATTACTGCTGCCGGAACGGGTTGTATGGCTGCTTTGGAGGCAGAGCGCTATCTGGTTGCCAAAGAAGATATCGTCGTATAA
- a CDS encoding 3'-5' exonuclease: MELNLKRPLAFFDLETTGVNVSLDKIVEVSILKVSPGGKEETLTLRINPEMPIPAESSMFHGIYDEDVKDLAPFRERAAEIVAFIGDADLAGYNSNKFDVPMLMEEFLRAGVPFTLSGRAFVDVQNIFHQMEQRTLKAAYKFYCGENLENAHNAEADVRATYAVLKAQLTKYEGADFEDKHGNVSKPVVNDVQALHTFTNLSKPVDFAGRIVYDEDGDPSINFGKHKGKKVTDVFEVEPSYYAWMQNGDFPLYTKQVLEEIWTNYKNTKKAAKPAVITEKGESRRPVKREEPKPITSDMLAQLQGKFKK, encoded by the coding sequence ATGGAATTGAACCTAAAGCGCCCGTTGGCCTTTTTTGATTTAGAAACAACGGGAGTCAATGTTTCATTGGATAAAATTGTTGAGGTGTCTATTTTGAAGGTGTCACCGGGAGGGAAGGAAGAAACTTTAACCTTACGTATCAATCCAGAAATGCCGATTCCAGCGGAATCCTCTATGTTTCATGGTATTTATGACGAGGATGTTAAAGACTTAGCGCCTTTTCGCGAGCGTGCTGCGGAGATTGTTGCATTTATTGGTGATGCGGATTTAGCGGGCTATAATTCGAATAAGTTCGATGTGCCGATGTTAATGGAGGAGTTTTTGCGTGCTGGCGTTCCATTTACTTTGTCGGGACGCGCATTTGTGGATGTACAGAATATCTTCCACCAAATGGAACAGCGTACATTGAAGGCAGCCTATAAATTCTACTGTGGTGAGAATTTAGAGAATGCCCACAATGCGGAGGCGGATGTTCGTGCGACCTACGCGGTGTTAAAAGCACAGTTGACTAAATACGAGGGCGCTGATTTCGAGGATAAACATGGGAATGTGAGCAAGCCGGTTGTGAATGATGTGCAAGCCTTGCATACCTTTACGAATTTGAGCAAGCCTGTAGATTTTGCCGGACGTATCGTTTATGATGAGGACGGCGATCCGTCGATTAATTTCGGGAAACATAAAGGTAAGAAGGTCACCGATGTTTTTGAGGTGGAACCGAGTTACTATGCATGGATGCAGAATGGGGATTTCCCATTGTACACGAAACAAGTATTGGAAGAAATCTGGACCAATTATAAAAATACAAAGAAGGCTGCAAAGCCTGCTGTTATCACGGAGAAGGGAGAGAGCCGACGCCCTGTAAAACGTGAAGAGCCTAAACCAATTACCTCAGATATGCTGGCGCAATTGCAAGGGAAATTTAAGAAGTAG